DNA sequence from the Chloroflexota bacterium genome:
AAATGGTGAACCAGGGAAACTGAGAGAATGCCTATACATCTTCTATCCCCAGACGTTGTCTCCAAGATAGCTGCCGGTGAAGTAGTGGAGAGGCCGGCTTCCGTGGGCAAGGAGCTGTTGGAGAACTCTCTCGATGCCGGTGCATCTCAGATCAATATAGAGGTGGTGGGTGGTGGGGTGAACCTCATCAAGGTGGCGGATAACGGGACGGGTGTTTCCAGTGATGAGGTGGAGTTGGCCTTTGAAAGACATGCCACCAGCAAGATCACTAATCTGGCTGACCTGGAGAATACCACTTCGCTTGGATTTAGAGGAGAGGCCTTATCCAGCATTGCTCAGGTGGCCCAGGTAGAGATGCTCACCCGCAGCAAAGAGGATCTATCTGGTACTTACCTCTGTTTGCGCGATGGCAAGGTAATCAAAAAAGAAATTAGAGCCTCCCCCCGGGGCACCACGGTCACGGTGCGCCATCTATTTCGCAATGTCCCGGCTCGACTGAAGTTCCTCAAATCGGCGACGACTGAGAGTAACCAGATCACCAATCTCGTCAGCCAGTATTGTTTAGCCTTTCCTGGTGTACGATTCACCCTGTCTGTTGACGGAAGGACTGCTCTCCGTACTCCCGGGAGTGGCAAGCTGAGGGACGCCCTGGCGGAAATATATGGCCTGGAGACAGCTCAGGCCATGCTGGAGATCAAAGGAAGTGCAAAGGAGGGCGGCCTTGCCCCGGTGATCAGCGGCTACGTCAGTCCGCCTTCGGTCAGTCGCGCCACTCGCAGCTATCTCAGCTTCTTCGTCAATAGGCGGTGGGTGCAGAGTCGCCTGCTGGCTGGGGCGGTGGAGAAGGCTTATGAAGGTTGGCTTGGGGTGAGGAGATATCCCATCGCTGTCATCAATCTCTCTATGCCGCCGCAATCGGTAGATGTTAATGTCCATCCTACTAAGCGAGAGGTCAGATTTTCCCAGGAACCGGTTGTCTTCAACGCGGTTTTGGGAGCAGTGCGCAGCGTGCTTGCAGAAAAAGCTCCCGTACCTGAAATAGGGTCTGCCGACACCTTCTTCTCAACCCCTGAACATAGAACGGCGGAAAGGCCAGTCGCTGATAAAAAACCCATAGCAACCTTGCCACTGATGCCGGAGGCTGCCCGCTCGGAGGTTCCTGTTCTCCGGGTGCTGGGACAGGCAGCCAGCACCTACATCATTGCGGAGGGACCTGACGGGCTGTATCTGATTGACCAGCATGCTGCCCACGAAAGAGTGCTCTTTGATAAGATACTGGCCGAGTGGACACAAAGGACGGTGGAAGTCCAGTCGCTTCTGGAGCCAGTGACTGTTGAGTTCAGCTTGAAACAGGGGGAACTGCTGAAGGACAGAGGGGAGTTGCTGGCCCAGTTTGGCTTTACTATTGAACCATTTGGCGATAGGACTTACCTGGTGCGGGCTGTTCCGGCTATGCTGGTTGGAAAGGGGATCGCAGAGGCGGTGAAGGAGACCCTTGACTCTCTGGATGATGAAGCCGACACGACTAAGGTGGAGGGGAGGATAGCCCGTTCGCTGGCCTGTCATGGCGCTGTGCGGGCGGGACAGCTCCTGAGCCAGGAAGAGATGAAAGGGCTGATAAGACAACTGGAAAAGGCAGTTTCCCCGCGCACATGTCCCCATGGTCGCCCTACCATGATTCATCTCAGCTCAGGCCGGTTAGAAAGGGAGTTTGGGCGGGCCTAGAGAATGCTCGGAGTCGGGCATATAGCCAATGTGCCAGTAGTGAGTAAGAAGCCCAAGTCCGTGGATT
Encoded proteins:
- the mutL gene encoding DNA mismatch repair endonuclease MutL, with the protein product MPIHLLSPDVVSKIAAGEVVERPASVGKELLENSLDAGASQINIEVVGGGVNLIKVADNGTGVSSDEVELAFERHATSKITNLADLENTTSLGFRGEALSSIAQVAQVEMLTRSKEDLSGTYLCLRDGKVIKKEIRASPRGTTVTVRHLFRNVPARLKFLKSATTESNQITNLVSQYCLAFPGVRFTLSVDGRTALRTPGSGKLRDALAEIYGLETAQAMLEIKGSAKEGGLAPVISGYVSPPSVSRATRSYLSFFVNRRWVQSRLLAGAVEKAYEGWLGVRRYPIAVINLSMPPQSVDVNVHPTKREVRFSQEPVVFNAVLGAVRSVLAEKAPVPEIGSADTFFSTPEHRTAERPVADKKPIATLPLMPEAARSEVPVLRVLGQAASTYIIAEGPDGLYLIDQHAAHERVLFDKILAEWTQRTVEVQSLLEPVTVEFSLKQGELLKDRGELLAQFGFTIEPFGDRTYLVRAVPAMLVGKGIAEAVKETLDSLDDEADTTKVEGRIARSLACHGAVRAGQLLSQEEMKGLIRQLEKAVSPRTCPHGRPTMIHLSSGRLEREFGRA